Proteins found in one Helicobacter sp. NHP19-003 genomic segment:
- the tsaE gene encoding tRNA (adenosine(37)-N6)-threonylcarbamoyltransferase complex ATPase subunit type 1 TsaE, translating into MLDMHASLAQIPQVVQALQAHLTTHALIFLQGDLGSGKTTFVQHFCRAHQAPLATSPTFNLLHIYKTPKLCIYHYDFYLKGFEELHALGVLENLEQGGVHFIEWGDFHLLSWLKSCGFSPLVLSLKRGDETCHYKLTHG; encoded by the coding sequence ATGCTAGACATGCACGCCAGCCTAGCACAAATCCCCCAAGTGGTGCAAGCCCTGCAAGCACATTTGACCACACATGCGCTCATATTTTTACAAGGGGATTTAGGCAGCGGTAAAACCACTTTCGTGCAACATTTTTGCAGGGCGCACCAAGCCCCTTTAGCCACTTCGCCCACTTTCAATCTATTGCACATTTACAAGACCCCTAAACTTTGTATTTACCATTACGACTTCTATTTAAAGGGTTTTGAAGAACTGCACGCTTTAGGGGTGTTGGAGAACCTAGAGCAGGGCGGGGTGCATTTCATTGAGTGGGGGGATTTTCATTTGCTTTCTTGGCTCAAATCCTGTGGCTTTAGCCCCCTAGTTTTAAGTCTTAAGAGGGGCGATGAAACCTGCCACTATAAGTTAACCCATGGATAA
- a CDS encoding MATE family efflux transporter, which produces MSVDLKTTPIPRLFFYYFIPLAFSMISLSTYSMIDGMFVGNKLGKDALAAVGVCWPIFPTLIAFELLFGLGAASIASYFLGKNQAKRARLVFSSVFYFVAISIVLISWSLVPFGDKIAKMLGSSDLLLPMVSVYLKVILMGAIFMVLHPLADVFVVNDKRPILAMVAMLIGSLTNILFNYLLLYVFEVGIHGSAIATVLGHAVGFFILLSHFLLKKGQLHFVWRFNWASVISSAKSGVPQSVSELSAAIVMLLFNWTIMHTVGERGVSIYAIIMYNGIIFWTTLLSIGQGIQPIASFSYGAGRLDRVRTAFGFGLKVALCVGAVLYIVFYFFDNHLIKLYVDRKRLLEDPTFLVDSKNAMNIYYFGHIFLGINLFCAVFFQSIQRTKSSFLITICETIVFIALLLPILSHFYGLKGIWVAYPLSQFLALIVAVFVVRCEYKRGTFHKNNPEKNML; this is translated from the coding sequence GTGTCCGTTGATTTAAAAACCACGCCGATCCCTAGGCTTTTTTTCTATTATTTTATCCCTCTTGCCTTTTCTATGATCTCGCTCTCCACTTACTCCATGATTGATGGCATGTTTGTGGGCAATAAGCTAGGCAAGGACGCTCTCGCCGCGGTTGGGGTGTGTTGGCCCATTTTCCCTACTTTGATCGCCTTTGAGTTGCTTTTTGGTTTGGGAGCAGCCTCGATCGCCTCGTATTTTTTGGGTAAAAACCAAGCCAAACGCGCCCGTTTAGTCTTCAGCTCTGTCTTTTATTTTGTCGCCATCAGCATTGTCTTGATCAGCTGGTCGCTCGTGCCTTTTGGCGACAAAATCGCCAAAATGCTAGGCAGCTCGGACTTGCTCTTGCCGATGGTGTCTGTTTACCTCAAAGTGATTTTGATGGGGGCAATTTTTATGGTCTTGCACCCCCTAGCCGATGTCTTTGTAGTGAATGACAAACGCCCCATTTTGGCGATGGTTGCCATGCTGATCGGATCACTCACAAATATACTCTTTAATTACCTCTTACTCTATGTTTTTGAAGTCGGCATACATGGAAGTGCGATCGCCACGGTACTCGGGCATGCGGTGGGATTCTTTATCTTGCTCTCGCATTTTCTCTTAAAAAAGGGGCAGTTGCACTTTGTGTGGCGTTTCAACTGGGCAAGCGTGATCTCTTCGGCTAAAAGTGGCGTGCCCCAAAGCGTGTCCGAGCTGAGTGCCGCCATAGTCATGCTGCTCTTTAATTGGACAATCATGCACACGGTGGGGGAGCGGGGGGTGTCTATTTACGCCATCATCATGTACAATGGGATCATTTTTTGGACGACTTTGCTTTCTATCGGGCAGGGCATACAGCCCATTGCGAGTTTTAGCTATGGGGCAGGGCGTTTGGACCGGGTGCGTACCGCCTTTGGCTTTGGGCTTAAAGTGGCTCTGTGTGTGGGCGCGGTACTTTACATTGTCTTTTATTTCTTTGACAACCACTTGATTAAACTCTATGTGGATCGCAAACGCCTTTTAGAAGACCCCACTTTTTTGGTTGATAGCAAAAATGCCATGAATATTTATTATTTCGGGCATATTTTCTTGGGGATCAATCTCTTTTGTGCGGTCTTTTTTCAGTCCATACAACGCACCAAAAGCTCGTTTCTCATCACCATTTGCGAAACGATTGTGTTTATTGCGCTCTTGTTGCCGATTTTAAGCCATTTTTATGGGCTCAAGGGGATTTGGGTCGCCTATCCGCTTTCGCAATTTTTGGCCTTGATTGTAGCGGTGTTTGTGGTGCGTTGTGAATACAAACGAGGGACATTCCACAAAAACAACCCTGAAAAAAACATGTTATAA
- a CDS encoding DNA polymerase III subunit gamma/tau, producing MSLALKYRPKHFSELVGQESVAKTLGLALEKGLLAHAYLFSGLRGSGKTSSARIFARALQCAKGISATPCDACSSCVESLQGTHLDTIEMDGASHRRIEDVRGIIEQSRYKPSLGRFKIFIIDEVHMLTKEAFNALLKTLEEPPAHVKFILATTDPFKLPATILSRTQQFHFKKIPLKAVVAHLKFIFEKEDVDFEEPALEMLARSGGGSLRDTLTLAEQAISYGDQSVSALATSQMLGLVDSKILEEFFNALIAGTSVESLLRTLAEHDTAMVLEEMARFLKEAMFSQKWSLGVLEPFMSAVAQAQPLLNYGADGDFVLALNTLKMQASLQQTPQTATPKPAPTTQAQLPAQAPTPPTAPQAGPKELFQQFIAKIESTNAELGRVFREFLVFQSFGNGVLFLHSSADEGANLLLRQHYKTLIVPCLKEVFGPSARIETDKSKPRPLEQFKENNPSLMQAMQDKLGTTDGKVEDF from the coding sequence TTGAGTCTTGCACTGAAATACCGCCCCAAACATTTTAGCGAGCTGGTGGGGCAGGAGAGTGTCGCCAAAACTTTGGGCCTTGCCCTGGAAAAGGGGCTGTTAGCGCACGCCTATTTGTTTAGCGGACTTAGGGGGAGCGGCAAGACGAGCAGTGCACGCATTTTTGCTAGGGCTTTGCAATGTGCAAAGGGCATTAGTGCCACGCCTTGCGATGCTTGCTCCTCTTGTGTAGAGAGTTTGCAAGGCACGCATTTAGACACCATAGAGATGGACGGCGCGTCCCATCGGCGGATTGAAGATGTGCGCGGCATCATTGAGCAAAGCAGGTACAAACCCTCTTTGGGGCGTTTTAAAATCTTCATCATCGATGAGGTGCATATGCTCACTAAGGAAGCCTTCAACGCCTTGTTGAAGACCTTAGAGGAGCCCCCAGCCCATGTCAAATTCATTTTAGCCACCACCGACCCCTTTAAACTCCCCGCCACGATCTTGAGCCGCACGCAACAATTCCACTTTAAGAAAATCCCCCTTAAGGCGGTTGTGGCGCATTTGAAATTTATTTTTGAGAAAGAAGATGTGGACTTTGAAGAGCCGGCCTTAGAAATGCTTGCTAGGAGTGGGGGGGGGAGTTTGCGCGACACCTTGACTTTAGCCGAGCAAGCCATCAGCTATGGCGATCAGAGCGTGAGTGCGCTTGCCACAAGCCAAATGTTAGGGCTTGTGGATAGTAAAATTTTAGAAGAGTTTTTCAACGCTTTAATCGCCGGGACGAGTGTAGAGAGCCTTTTACGGACTTTAGCCGAACATGACACGGCGATGGTGCTTGAAGAAATGGCACGCTTTTTAAAAGAAGCCATGTTTAGCCAAAAGTGGTCTTTGGGAGTGCTAGAGCCTTTCATGAGCGCAGTGGCGCAGGCGCAACCTCTGCTAAATTATGGGGCGGATGGGGATTTTGTGCTCGCCTTAAATACGCTTAAAATGCAGGCCAGCCTACAACAGACCCCCCAAACCGCCACACCAAAACCTGCCCCCACCACGCAAGCACAGCTCCCCGCTCAAGCCCCCACGCCCCCCACAGCCCCACAAGCCGGACCAAAAGAGTTGTTCCAACAATTCATTGCCAAAATTGAGAGCACAAATGCCGAGTTAGGTAGGGTGTTTAGGGAGTTTTTAGTGTTTCAGTCCTTCGGCAATGGAGTTTTGTTCCTACACTCTAGTGCTGATGAGGGCGCAAATTTGCTCTTGCGCCAGCATTACAAGACCTTGATTGTGCCCTGCTTAAAAGAAGTCTTTGGCCCAAGTGCGCGCATTGAAACCGATAAATCCAAGCCAAGACCCCTAGAGCAGTTTAAAGAGAACAACCCCTCTTTAATGCAAGCCATGCAAGACAAACTCGGCACGACCGATGGCAAGGTAGAGGACTTCTAA
- a CDS encoding spermidine synthase, with protein sequence MFAFDPIKTLEGKGCKATLYNSQMGQTAHITGKQGGLLLQEYPYLEAELLAHIAACTHPNPKEALILGGFNTEIAFELLRHERLKVDFVQEEGQVLEGLKGFLPHLDALKANLNFKQYSKILDLEVKKYDLIFALNTPTAHQIDGLQRMLGVEGILIVSAPSPLLEPQAFKQSVQELAPHFSVLMPFSSPYAPLSTHYLFASKAAHPLADLILQRVDMLEGLSHYNEDIHTAAFAQPQRLHQDHLGLFKN encoded by the coding sequence ATGTTTGCATTTGATCCAATAAAAACCCTAGAAGGCAAGGGCTGTAAAGCCACTCTTTACAATTCCCAAATGGGGCAAACCGCCCACATCACAGGGAAACAGGGGGGGCTGCTCTTGCAAGAGTACCCCTACTTAGAGGCCGAGCTTTTAGCCCACATCGCCGCTTGCACACACCCAAACCCAAAAGAAGCCTTGATTTTAGGGGGCTTTAACACAGAAATCGCCTTTGAGCTGTTGCGCCACGAACGCTTAAAAGTGGATTTCGTGCAAGAAGAGGGGCAGGTTTTAGAGGGCTTGAAAGGCTTTTTGCCCCACCTAGACGCGCTAAAAGCCAACCTCAACTTCAAGCAATACTCCAAAATCCTAGATTTAGAGGTGAAAAAATACGACTTGATTTTTGCTCTAAACACCCCCACAGCCCACCAAATTGATGGCTTGCAGCGCATGCTGGGTGTAGAGGGGATTTTAATTGTAAGCGCACCCAGCCCGCTTTTAGAGCCACAAGCCTTTAAACAGAGTGTGCAAGAGCTTGCCCCCCACTTTAGCGTGTTGATGCCCTTTTCTAGCCCCTACGCACCCTTGAGCACCCATTATCTCTTTGCTTCTAAGGCAGCCCACCCTCTAGCGGATTTGATTTTACAACGAGTGGACATGCTCGAGGGCTTGAGCCACTACAACGAGGACATCCACACCGCCGCTTTTGCCCAGCCCCAACGCTTACACCAAGACCATTTAGGGCTGTTTAAGAATTGA
- the rplM gene encoding 50S ribosomal protein L13: protein MQLTKSMKNTDIKREWVVLDAKDQVFGRLVTRAAALLRGKHRPHFTPNVDCGDFVVIVNASHVKFSSLNKLKDKEYFTHSGYFGSTKSKTLEEMLEKTPEKLFYLAVRGMLPKTKLGRAMIKKLKVYKDEKHPHTAQVGKKD, encoded by the coding sequence ATGCAACTCACTAAGTCCATGAAAAATACAGACATCAAGCGCGAATGGGTCGTGCTGGATGCGAAGGATCAGGTTTTTGGGCGTTTAGTTACACGGGCAGCGGCTTTGCTCAGGGGCAAACACCGCCCCCACTTCACCCCTAATGTAGATTGTGGGGATTTTGTGGTGATCGTCAATGCGAGCCATGTGAAGTTCTCTAGCTTGAATAAGCTTAAAGACAAAGAATACTTCACCCACTCGGGCTATTTTGGCAGCACCAAGAGCAAAACCTTAGAAGAAATGCTAGAGAAAACCCCCGAAAAGCTCTTTTATCTCGCGGTGCGGGGCATGTTGCCTAAGACCAAACTCGGGCGGGCGATGATTAAAAAGCTCAAAGTCTATAAAGATGAAAAACACCCCCACACAGCTCAAGTGGGCAAAAAGGATTAA
- the rpsI gene encoding 30S ribosomal protein S9: MTKIYATGKRKSAIAKVWLTHGDGQLDINGMDLNTWLGGHESIKMKVMQPLVLTKQEGLVSVKAVVFGGGYSAQAEALRHGISKALNLYDSAFRAILKPKGLLTRDSRVVERKKYGKRKARRSPQFSKR; the protein is encoded by the coding sequence ATGACAAAAATTTACGCCACAGGGAAAAGAAAGAGCGCGATCGCTAAGGTTTGGCTCACGCATGGGGACGGGCAATTAGACATCAATGGCATGGACTTAAACACATGGCTAGGCGGGCATGAGTCCATTAAAATGAAAGTGATGCAACCCTTAGTACTCACCAAACAAGAAGGCTTAGTGAGTGTGAAGGCGGTGGTCTTTGGGGGCGGTTACAGCGCACAAGCCGAAGCGCTAAGGCATGGCATTTCTAAGGCATTAAATCTCTATGACAGTGCCTTTAGGGCAATTTTAAAACCCAAAGGGCTTTTGACAAGGGATTCTCGTGTGGTGGAGCGGAAAAAATATGGCAAACGCAAGGCACGCCGCAGCCCACAATTCTCTAAACGCTAG
- the lptB gene encoding LPS export ABC transporter ATP-binding protein has translation MDKLKAENLSKQIKKTKIVHDVSLEVESGQVVGLLGPNGAGKTTTFYMICGLLQPSGGKVYLNDIDLSSYPLHQRSNMGIGYLPQESSIFKDLSVQDNLMLAAQTTFKSNKEALERIEEMLNAFNIQAIRERRGMSLSGGERRRVEIARALVKNPKFILLDEPFAGVDPIAVLDIQKIIEHLVEMNIGVLITDHNVRETLSVCHRAYVIKSGTLLASGSAAQIYDNPLVRKHYLGENFKA, from the coding sequence ATGGATAAACTCAAAGCCGAAAATCTAAGCAAACAGATCAAAAAGACCAAGATCGTACACGATGTGTCGCTAGAAGTAGAAAGCGGGCAGGTGGTGGGCTTGCTTGGGCCTAATGGGGCGGGCAAAACCACGACTTTTTATATGATTTGCGGGCTCTTGCAGCCCAGCGGGGGCAAGGTGTATTTAAACGACATCGATTTGTCTAGCTACCCCCTACACCAACGCTCCAACATGGGAATCGGCTACCTGCCCCAAGAGTCGAGTATTTTTAAGGATTTGAGCGTACAGGATAATTTAATGCTCGCCGCCCAAACGACTTTTAAGAGCAATAAGGAAGCGTTGGAGCGCATTGAAGAAATGCTAAACGCCTTCAACATCCAGGCCATCAGGGAGCGCAGAGGGATGTCTTTAAGTGGGGGGGAGCGCAGAAGGGTGGAGATCGCTAGGGCGTTGGTGAAAAACCCCAAATTTATTTTATTGGACGAGCCCTTTGCGGGGGTTGACCCCATTGCGGTGTTAGACATACAAAAAATCATAGAACACCTAGTAGAGATGAATATCGGGGTGTTGATCACCGACCACAATGTGCGCGAAACCCTAAGTGTGTGCCATAGGGCGTATGTGATTAAAAGCGGTACTTTGCTTGCTAGCGGGAGCGCGGCGCAAATTTACGACAACCCCTTAGTGCGTAAACACTACTTAGGGGAGAACTTTAAGGCTTAA
- a CDS encoding HNH endonuclease — MGQLDLIMEFFKANPNRDIAHPEVVDWVVKTYKERTGKVFRDPDRGICSLHQQGKLIKVSKGVYRYDPNFVLHLNLEDFSPALKKQILKRDGYQCVICGAGEKEGVELHVDHIKPKDLGGKATLENGQTLCAKHDFLKKNFNQTSNGQKDVLTPFRKRTRGGGGGAHRLFGGGARRV; from the coding sequence ATGGGACAATTAGATTTGATCATGGAGTTTTTTAAGGCAAATCCCAATCGGGACATCGCCCATCCGGAGGTGGTGGATTGGGTGGTCAAGACCTACAAAGAACGCACGGGCAAGGTGTTTAGGGATCCGGATAGGGGGATTTGCTCATTACACCAACAGGGCAAACTCATCAAAGTTTCTAAGGGTGTGTATCGTTACGACCCTAATTTTGTGCTACATCTAAATTTAGAGGATTTTAGCCCAGCTTTAAAAAAGCAAATCCTAAAACGAGATGGCTATCAATGCGTGATCTGTGGAGCTGGAGAAAAAGAGGGCGTGGAGTTGCATGTCGATCACATCAAGCCCAAAGACTTAGGGGGCAAAGCCACTTTAGAAAACGGGCAGACTTTATGCGCTAAACATGATTTCTTAAAAAAGAATTTTAATCAAACTTCAAACGGGCAAAAAGATGTTCTTACGCCTTTTAGAAAGCGCACAAGAGGCGGGGGAGGTGGAGCTCATCGCCTTTTTGGAGGAGGTGCTAGGCGTGTATGA
- the ggt gene encoding gamma-glutamyltransferase, which translates to MRVLMRLCAIAVVNVGLVFGASYPPIKGRALALTSHALADQVGQKILDEGGNAIDAAVAIGYALAVVHPSSGNLGGGGFAVVHLANGENVTLDFREKAPLKATKNMYLDKHGNVIPNLSTDGYLAAGVPGTVAGLEALRKKYGTRKLATLIQPAIDLAQKGFRLTERQGQTMLDAKPRFAKYASSRKYFLKKGMVSYQEGDLFVQKDLAKTLTLIRDQGASAFYKGKIANLIVEDMRKNDGIITKKDLATYNVVWRKPVVGTYRGYKIISMGPPSSGGAHVIEILNTIENANLHKLGFGSSKTIHIMAEAMRQAYADRSVFMGDPDFITIPLEKLTSKEYAKEIYKHIQPDKATPSGQINPGLGQLHEGKNTTHYSVADKWGNAVSITYTINNYYGSAAAVNGAGFLLNDEMDDFSIKPGTPNLYGLVGGEANAIEPNKRPLSSMSPTIVLKNNKIFMVVGSPGGARIITTVLQVISNVIDHKMDISQAVSAPRFHMQWLPDEIRTEPYGMVKDVQENLEKMGYHIVVKPVMGDVNAIMINSKSHMMYGAHDPRKEF; encoded by the coding sequence ATGCGTGTATTGATGCGTTTATGCGCAATCGCTGTCGTCAATGTGGGTTTAGTCTTTGGAGCATCTTATCCCCCCATTAAGGGACGGGCATTAGCCTTAACAAGCCATGCCCTCGCCGATCAAGTCGGACAAAAGATTTTGGACGAGGGGGGCAATGCCATCGATGCAGCGGTGGCGATCGGTTACGCTTTGGCGGTGGTGCACCCGTCTTCTGGCAACCTAGGCGGAGGGGGGTTTGCTGTGGTGCATTTGGCTAATGGAGAAAATGTAACTTTAGACTTTAGGGAAAAAGCTCCCCTCAAAGCCACAAAAAACATGTATTTAGACAAACACGGCAATGTGATCCCTAACTTGAGCACCGATGGCTATTTGGCAGCAGGCGTGCCCGGCACCGTGGCGGGTTTAGAGGCGTTGCGTAAAAAATACGGTACGCGCAAGCTTGCCACCCTCATCCAACCCGCCATTGACCTAGCCCAAAAAGGCTTTAGACTCACCGAAAGACAAGGGCAGACCATGCTCGATGCCAAGCCCCGTTTTGCCAAATATGCCAGCAGCCGTAAATATTTTTTGAAAAAGGGCATGGTGTCTTATCAAGAGGGGGATTTATTCGTGCAAAAGGACCTGGCTAAGACCCTAACACTCATTAGGGACCAAGGGGCGAGTGCCTTTTACAAGGGCAAAATTGCGAATTTAATCGTGGAGGACATGCGCAAAAATGACGGCATCATCACCAAAAAGGACCTCGCCACTTACAATGTTGTGTGGCGCAAACCCGTGGTCGGTACTTACCGAGGTTATAAAATCATCTCTATGGGACCTCCCAGCTCAGGCGGCGCGCATGTGATCGAGATTTTAAACACCATAGAGAACGCTAACCTGCACAAACTCGGCTTTGGCTCTAGCAAGACCATCCACATCATGGCAGAGGCAATGCGCCAGGCTTACGCCGACCGCTCCGTGTTTATGGGCGATCCTGACTTCATCACCATCCCCCTAGAAAAGCTTACCAGCAAGGAATATGCCAAAGAGATTTATAAACACATCCAGCCCGACAAAGCCACTCCCAGCGGCCAAATCAACCCTGGGCTAGGACAACTGCATGAGGGCAAAAACACCACGCATTACTCTGTCGCCGACAAATGGGGCAATGCTGTGAGCATCACCTACACCATCAACAACTACTACGGCAGTGCCGCAGCGGTCAATGGGGCAGGCTTCTTGCTCAACGATGAAATGGACGACTTCTCCATCAAACCGGGCACCCCTAACCTTTACGGGCTTGTGGGCGGAGAGGCCAACGCCATCGAGCCTAACAAACGCCCCTTAAGCTCCATGTCCCCCACCATCGTGCTTAAAAATAATAAAATCTTCATGGTGGTGGGCAGCCCCGGGGGCGCAAGAATCATCACCACTGTGCTTCAGGTCATCAGCAATGTCATTGACCATAAAATGGACATCTCCCAAGCCGTGAGTGCACCCCGTTTCCACATGCAATGGCTGCCCGATGAAATCCGCACCGAACCCTATGGCATGGTTAAAGATGTGCAAGAGAACCTAGAAAAAATGGGTTACCACATTGTGGTCAAACCCGTGATGGGCGATGTGAATGCGATTATGATCAACTCCAAGAGCCATATGATGTATGGCGCGCACGACCCCCGTAAGGAATTTTAA
- the coaE gene encoding dephospho-CoA kinase (Dephospho-CoA kinase (CoaE) performs the final step in coenzyme A biosynthesis.), whose protein sequence is MSLKHAFVLTGGIGTGKSTAASLLALHGYAIVDADKSTHALLEKHAAELINIFGEGVSEKGQISRPKLGALVFGDPAKRATLEAFLHPKIRLDLLQQAHALETAKKPYFLDIPLYFEIEGQQSYGISQIILVYAPREVQMQRVAQRDNLSRAQILERLNAQMDIELKRTLSPYILDNSKDLKHLQTQVEAFLNSL, encoded by the coding sequence TTGAGCCTAAAACATGCCTTTGTGCTCACCGGGGGCATTGGTACGGGCAAAAGCACGGCAGCCAGCCTACTTGCCCTGCATGGCTACGCCATTGTAGATGCCGATAAAAGTACACATGCCCTATTAGAAAAACACGCTGCAGAGTTGATTAACATTTTTGGCGAGGGTGTCAGCGAAAAAGGGCAAATCTCACGCCCCAAACTAGGTGCGCTTGTCTTTGGCGACCCAGCTAAAAGGGCAACCCTTGAGGCGTTTTTACACCCCAAGATTCGCCTAGATTTATTGCAACAAGCCCACGCCCTTGAAACCGCTAAGAAGCCCTATTTCTTAGACATTCCGCTGTATTTTGAGATCGAGGGGCAACAGAGTTATGGCATTTCTCAAATCATCTTGGTTTATGCCCCTAGAGAAGTGCAAATGCAAAGAGTCGCTCAAAGGGACAACTTGAGCCGAGCGCAAATCTTAGAGCGCCTAAACGCCCAAATGGACATTGAGCTTAAGCGCACCCTAAGCCCCTACATCTTAGACAACTCCAAGGATTTAAAGCACCTACAAACACAGGTTGAAGCCTTTTTAAACAGCCTATGA